In one Streptomyces marincola genomic region, the following are encoded:
- a CDS encoding SDR family oxidoreductase gives MSKLAGKKAVVTGGTHGMGLGIVQALVAGGAEVVFTGRNEKKIEEARSAVDSKLAHVVRSDAASMADIDALGTLVEEKLGRVDYLFVNHGLAEIAPVQEMTEEMWDRAFAINTKGAFFTVKRLDPLLNDEGAIVFTTVSNDTIFPGLTAYSGSKEAVTAIAQVLAAEYLPRRIRVNTLAPGYIDTPSMGVPGMSAEEREAFMKQGDETTPFKRHGTIEEIATAALFLAVDATYTTGVELAVDGGFAQGLGS, from the coding sequence ATGAGCAAGCTCGCAGGCAAGAAGGCCGTCGTCACCGGCGGCACCCACGGCATGGGTCTCGGCATCGTCCAGGCCCTGGTTGCCGGCGGCGCCGAGGTCGTGTTCACCGGCCGCAACGAGAAGAAGATCGAGGAGGCCAGGTCGGCGGTCGACTCGAAGCTGGCGCACGTCGTCCGCTCGGACGCCGCGAGCATGGCCGACATCGACGCGCTCGGCACGCTGGTCGAGGAGAAGCTCGGCCGCGTCGACTACCTCTTCGTCAACCACGGCCTCGCGGAGATCGCGCCGGTCCAGGAGATGACCGAGGAGATGTGGGACCGGGCGTTCGCCATCAACACCAAGGGCGCCTTCTTCACGGTCAAGCGCCTCGACCCGCTGCTGAACGACGAGGGCGCCATCGTCTTCACCACCGTGTCCAACGACACGATCTTCCCCGGCCTGACCGCCTACTCGGGCTCCAAGGAGGCCGTGACGGCGATAGCCCAGGTGCTCGCGGCCGAGTACCTGCCGCGCCGCATCCGCGTCAACACCCTGGCCCCCGGCTACATCGACACCCCCTCCATGGGTGTCCCCGGCATGTCGGCCGAGGAGCGCGAGGCGTTCATGAAGCAGGGTGACGAGACGACCCCGTTCAAGCGCCACGGCACCATCGAGGAGATCGCCACCGCGGCCCTCTTCCTCGCGGTCGACGCCACGTACACCACGGGCGTCGAGCTGGCCGTCGACGGCGGTTTCGCGCAGGGTCTCGGGAGCTGA